One genomic window of Desmospora activa DSM 45169 includes the following:
- a CDS encoding HK97 gp10 family phage protein: MGYNSQIPRFNRELSRKERQTLEAWGVHITGNIKTRTPVDKGRLKGSIQHRVNEKNGSVIVGTNAEYAIPVEFGSGIHAENGRGKKTKWRGNIPGVGWRWIEGQKPQPYFRPGWEAARKDLPAIIRRIWSK, from the coding sequence ATGGGGTATAACAGTCAGATCCCACGTTTTAACCGGGAATTGTCGCGGAAGGAGCGCCAAACGTTGGAGGCGTGGGGTGTTCATATAACAGGGAACATCAAAACGCGAACACCAGTTGATAAAGGGCGACTGAAAGGGTCGATCCAACATCGAGTAAATGAAAAAAACGGCTCCGTGATTGTCGGCACAAACGCGGAATATGCGATTCCGGTCGAGTTTGGATCTGGGATTCACGCTGAAAACGGACGGGGGAAAAAAACCAAGTGGCGAGGTAATATTCCGGGGGTGGGTTGGCGTTGGATTGAAGGTCAGAAACCACAGCCGTATTTCCGTCCTGGTTGGGAAGCGGCACGTAAGGATCTTCCCGCGATCATTCGGAGGATATGGAGCAAATGA
- a CDS encoding capsid assembly scaffolding protein Gp46 family protein translates to MEEQQDTRVETVETVEQEQPQQSEITTEALEEVLREAGDDHPLKKWLQSREDKRVSQALKTWKENNLSNVVEEEIAKRFPDETEEQKELRQLREELAAARAKNERAEVERELAAQLKEKELPEELAALVAGPDKEEAEKRFDVLAAVLEKWKEYLLGIKRQQQGKPPAATGSTRSGDNPFKTNNLTEITRLLKEDPVTAKQLAEEAGKGRMFQHMTNR, encoded by the coding sequence ATGGAAGAGCAACAAGACACCCGTGTAGAAACGGTGGAAACGGTCGAGCAAGAGCAACCGCAGCAATCGGAGATTACCACCGAAGCCTTAGAGGAGGTATTGCGAGAAGCTGGCGACGATCACCCCCTTAAAAAGTGGCTACAATCCCGCGAGGATAAGCGGGTTAGTCAAGCGTTGAAGACGTGGAAGGAAAACAACTTAAGCAACGTAGTGGAAGAGGAGATTGCCAAGCGGTTTCCGGATGAGACTGAGGAACAGAAGGAGCTGCGCCAATTGCGGGAAGAACTGGCCGCAGCGCGAGCCAAGAACGAGCGGGCAGAGGTGGAGAGAGAACTGGCTGCACAGTTAAAAGAAAAGGAATTACCGGAAGAATTGGCGGCGTTGGTAGCGGGGCCGGATAAAGAAGAGGCGGAAAAACGTTTTGATGTGCTGGCCGCTGTCCTGGAGAAGTGGAAGGAATACCTTCTGGGAATCAAACGGCAGCAACAGGGGAAACCGCCAGCGGCAACCGGCAGTACCCGCAGTGGCGACAACCCGTTTAAGACGAACAATTTGACGGAAATCACACGGTTACTCAAGGAAGACCCGGTGACGGCCAAGCAATTGGCGGAAGAAGCCGGAAAGGGACGCATGTTCCAACATATGACCAACAGATAG
- a CDS encoding phage minor head protein, with the protein MSYREEEQKADKAAERKQARLNKRLITNYRQTLKTLQAELVDLLNDGRWSNAYRLILLETQIIRELNRLGVENVRAMRETFVEMYMESFGRSWYAIEQELKVQLDFYRLDREAVERAIDMPIQGVRLDGRMRRNHAHIHQTIRDEIARGYALGKDYVYMAKKLAERLEVGMNQALLIAQTQGHLATQRARLDSYKRAAEVGVEMWNVWDATLDRRTRPSHRALDGQRVRPGENFRSPYGASGPGPGQMGSAKENIRCRCSVRGELEGFSPTARRDNVTREFIPFQSYEQWAKVRLEI; encoded by the coding sequence ATGTCATACCGGGAAGAGGAGCAGAAAGCGGACAAGGCGGCGGAACGCAAGCAGGCCAGACTCAACAAGCGCCTGATCACCAACTACCGCCAAACGCTTAAAACTCTTCAGGCTGAGTTGGTCGATCTTCTGAATGATGGTCGTTGGTCAAATGCGTATCGGCTGATCCTGTTGGAAACGCAGATTATCCGGGAGCTAAACCGGTTGGGTGTGGAGAACGTGCGAGCTATGCGGGAGACATTTGTGGAGATGTATATGGAGTCATTTGGCCGCTCCTGGTATGCGATTGAGCAGGAGTTAAAGGTTCAGCTTGATTTTTATCGGTTGGACCGGGAAGCGGTGGAACGGGCAATCGATATGCCGATCCAGGGTGTGCGGCTGGATGGTCGGATGAGGCGAAACCATGCACATATCCACCAAACGATCCGCGATGAGATAGCACGGGGTTACGCCCTGGGCAAGGATTACGTCTATATGGCGAAAAAGCTGGCCGAGCGTCTGGAAGTGGGCATGAATCAAGCGTTACTGATCGCCCAGACTCAGGGGCATTTAGCCACACAACGGGCACGGCTGGATTCGTACAAACGAGCGGCAGAGGTGGGTGTGGAGATGTGGAACGTGTGGGATGCGACACTAGACCGGCGGACGCGACCCTCCCACCGGGCGTTGGACGGGCAGCGGGTGCGACCCGGTGAAAACTTCCGCTCACCCTATGGTGCCAGCGGACCGGGACCGGGGCAAATGGGAAGTGCCAAGGAAAATATCCGTTGTCGTTGCAGTGTTCGGGGTGAGTTGGAAGGATTCTCACCCACAGCGCGACGGGATAACGTGACCAGGGAGTTTATCCCCTTCCAAAGTTATGAACAGTGGGCCAAAGTAAGGCTGGAAATATAA
- a CDS encoding DNA cytosine methyltransferase, which produces MSSRFKVISTFAGCGGSSLGYRLAAGKILLAVEWDDNAVATYKLNHPETDVFHGDVSKLSVDECLSRTGLSPGELDIFDGSPPCQGFSTAGKRDFGDQRNQLFHEYVRLLRGLKPKVFVMENVAGMVKGKMKLLFAEILRELKACGYKVSARKLNAMYFGVPQNRERIIFVGVRDDLGIDPSHPKPQTRPVSVKEAFKGLPIDKTRTLKDIGYHLWQRLEPGQSFDKVHPKKHWFNAIKVDPHKPCNTVTKTVFVTGSSGLYHWEYPRVLSIAELKRVASFPDDYQFAGDFKDQWARIGNCVPPLMMKAVAEHIHKNILER; this is translated from the coding sequence ATGAGTTCCCGGTTTAAGGTCATATCGACATTTGCCGGCTGCGGGGGTTCGTCATTGGGGTATCGTTTGGCCGCTGGAAAGATCCTGCTGGCAGTGGAATGGGATGATAACGCAGTAGCAACGTATAAACTGAACCACCCCGAAACAGATGTATTCCATGGTGATGTTAGCAAATTATCCGTTGATGAGTGCTTGTCAAGGACGGGCCTTTCACCGGGGGAGTTGGATATTTTCGACGGATCGCCACCATGCCAGGGGTTTAGCACAGCGGGGAAACGGGATTTCGGCGATCAGCGAAATCAATTGTTCCATGAATATGTCCGGTTGTTACGTGGGCTAAAACCAAAAGTATTCGTAATGGAAAATGTGGCGGGTATGGTTAAAGGTAAGATGAAACTCCTTTTTGCTGAGATTCTACGGGAATTGAAGGCATGCGGCTATAAAGTTAGTGCGCGGAAATTGAATGCAATGTATTTTGGCGTTCCGCAAAATCGGGAGCGCATTATTTTTGTTGGCGTCCGCGATGATCTGGGTATAGATCCGAGTCATCCGAAACCGCAAACAAGGCCGGTCAGTGTAAAAGAAGCCTTTAAAGGGTTGCCGATCGATAAAACCCGCACACTGAAGGATATTGGTTATCACTTATGGCAACGGTTGGAGCCGGGTCAGTCCTTTGATAAGGTCCACCCTAAAAAGCATTGGTTCAATGCGATCAAGGTGGACCCACATAAGCCGTGTAACACCGTGACCAAAACCGTTTTTGTTACGGGGAGCAGCGGGCTTTATCACTGGGAATATCCAAGGGTGTTATCTATCGCGGAGTTGAAGCGTGTCGCTTCATTCCCTGATGACTACCAGTTTGCCGGGGACTTTAAAGACCAATGGGCGCGAATCGGGAATTGTGTCCCACCGTTGATGATGAAAGCGGTCGCGGAACACATACACAAGAACATACTCGAAAGATAG
- a CDS encoding phage head closure protein, whose product MRFPQRFQLEKYTESITTTGRQSKAWTVQEEYRGQLDYLAGRRGEQAAKFVDTSTHMLFCPATVPIHDGDRVTIGGQRYKVNHVDNPMHRNRFLQVELEVFKHGV is encoded by the coding sequence ATGAGATTTCCGCAGCGGTTTCAACTGGAGAAGTACACCGAGTCCATTACGACAACCGGGCGGCAGTCCAAGGCGTGGACGGTTCAGGAAGAGTATCGGGGCCAGTTGGATTATTTGGCCGGACGACGGGGCGAACAGGCGGCTAAGTTCGTTGATACCAGCACCCATATGCTGTTTTGTCCGGCCACTGTTCCCATTCATGACGGGGATCGGGTGACGATCGGCGGCCAACGGTACAAAGTCAACCACGTGGATAACCCGATGCACCGCAACCGCTTTTTACAGGTGGAGCTGGAGGTGTTCAAACATGGGGTATAA
- a CDS encoding phage head-tail connector protein: MTVAELKRLLRISAEDTENDDYFSAVLPLAMDHARDYCNQDFRDADGNDDFPGGVRLGIAKLIEYQMNKAAGVQSYTLARESTTWAASASGLPQEVEALWNPHRGVYFV; the protein is encoded by the coding sequence ATGACGGTAGCGGAGTTAAAACGACTGTTGCGCATCTCGGCAGAGGATACGGAAAACGACGATTATTTTTCTGCCGTTCTCCCCCTGGCGATGGATCATGCACGGGACTATTGTAACCAGGATTTTAGAGATGCGGATGGAAACGATGATTTCCCTGGTGGCGTCCGGTTGGGGATTGCCAAACTGATTGAATACCAAATGAACAAGGCGGCGGGGGTGCAGTCCTATACCCTGGCCAGGGAATCGACGACCTGGGCGGCCAGTGCGTCCGGTCTTCCACAAGAGGTGGAAGCCCTGTGGAACCCGCACCGGGGAGTGTATTTTGTATGA
- a CDS encoding major capsid protein codes for MAVGGNPTRVADVIVPEVFNGYVIERTAELSALVQSGIIVPNNELDRLASSGGTVINMPYWQDLSGDDEVLEDSPGWALTPQKITADVDKAHLLMRGKAWAASDLSKALSGDDPMQAIGNLAAAYWSRQQQKTLLAILEGVFASGTLDSNQLDADLPMDGNVFVDGKFKMGDNHDKLTAIMMHSVVLANLTKNDLIETERDSDGRIIQSFMGHRVVVDDGLPVENGKYTSYLFGVGAIGYGDGAAPVPVEVDRHSLGGYDVLINRRHFLLHPRGIRFTSQVVAKDAPSNIELTNGSNWQRVYEPKNVRIVQVKTQEVTPPSGD; via the coding sequence ATGGCAGTAGGCGGAAACCCAACCCGTGTAGCGGATGTGATTGTACCTGAGGTGTTTAACGGTTATGTAATCGAGCGGACGGCGGAATTGTCCGCATTGGTGCAATCGGGGATTATCGTTCCCAATAATGAATTGGACCGGCTGGCTTCCAGCGGCGGTACAGTGATCAATATGCCGTATTGGCAGGACTTGTCCGGGGATGACGAAGTATTGGAAGACTCCCCCGGCTGGGCACTTACTCCCCAGAAAATTACGGCTGACGTCGACAAGGCTCATTTGTTGATGCGCGGGAAGGCGTGGGCAGCGAGCGACCTGTCCAAGGCGTTGTCTGGGGATGATCCGATGCAAGCGATCGGGAATCTGGCGGCGGCGTATTGGTCGCGGCAGCAGCAAAAAACCTTGTTGGCGATTCTGGAAGGAGTCTTTGCATCCGGCACCCTAGACAGCAATCAGTTGGATGCCGACCTACCGATGGATGGCAATGTGTTTGTGGACGGCAAGTTTAAAATGGGTGACAACCACGACAAACTGACGGCGATTATGATGCACTCGGTGGTACTGGCCAACTTGACCAAAAACGACCTGATTGAAACCGAGCGTGACAGCGACGGGCGCATTATCCAATCCTTTATGGGCCACCGCGTGGTGGTGGATGACGGCTTACCGGTGGAAAACGGCAAATACACCTCTTACCTGTTTGGCGTTGGCGCGATCGGCTACGGCGATGGTGCTGCACCGGTTCCGGTGGAGGTGGATCGTCATTCTTTGGGTGGATATGATGTGCTGATCAACCGCCGCCATTTCCTGTTACACCCCCGTGGAATACGTTTCACTTCCCAGGTCGTGGCGAAAGACGCTCCTTCCAATATAGAGTTGACCAACGGTTCCAACTGGCAACGGGTATACGAGCCCAAGAATGTGCGAATCGTGCAAGTGAAAACACAAGAGGTTACGCCCCCAAGCGGTGATTGA
- a CDS encoding ParB N-terminal domain-containing protein, translating into MNIQKIPIRKINPAVYNPRIDLKPDDPEYQKLKRSIEEFGFVEPLVWNKRTGNLVGGHQRFKVLLEQGLKEVECSVVDLDDAKEKALNIALNKISGDWDMPKLKDLIEELDAGDIDIEITGYDTVEIEKLMNQFHVPDEDFPEYDESTADDVKTVTCPGCGHEFPV; encoded by the coding sequence GTGAACATACAGAAGATCCCCATTCGTAAAATCAATCCAGCCGTTTATAATCCTCGCATCGACCTTAAACCGGATGACCCAGAATATCAAAAATTAAAGCGATCAATCGAGGAGTTTGGGTTTGTAGAGCCGTTGGTCTGGAACAAACGGACGGGTAACCTAGTGGGTGGACATCAACGGTTTAAGGTATTGCTGGAACAGGGCTTAAAAGAAGTGGAATGCTCTGTTGTCGATCTGGATGATGCAAAGGAAAAAGCGCTCAATATCGCGTTAAACAAGATATCGGGCGATTGGGATATGCCCAAACTGAAGGATCTTATCGAGGAACTTGATGCCGGTGATATTGACATCGAAATTACGGGATACGATACGGTAGAGATTGAAAAGCTAATGAATCAATTCCACGTTCCAGATGAAGATTTCCCCGAATATGACGAGTCAACTGCAGATGATGTTAAAACGGTAACATGCCCAGGGTGCGGCCATGAGTTCCCGGTTTAA
- a CDS encoding PBSX family phage terminase large subunit: MKQVRLSEKILPAFHDFWRANKKGDHLYYVLKGGRNSSKSTHVSIAMIYDLMRYPVNMLCIRKVGNTLQESVYEQLLWAIEHLGVSHLFETKRSPLRIRYIPRGNSIIFRGADKPEKIKSIKTSKYPIARLWIEELAEFKTEDEVSTIVNSVVRAELPQGLNYKIYYCYNPPKRKQSWVNKKFESHFLPTNVYVHHSTYRDNQHVSEAFVQEVQEVKKKNPLKYKWEYGGEPIGSGVVPFTNLVFRRISDDELSTFDNIHQGIDWGYGADPFSFTRWHYDKTRRRLFCLDEIYGVKLSNRNVAGEILKRGYQTTETIADSAEPKSIDELRIDYGIRIKGAKKGPGSVEYGEKWLDDLEEIVIDPQRTPFTAKEFEDIDYQTDRDGNIKNRLEDKANHSIDSCRYATESLWTESEVWTMERPW; the protein is encoded by the coding sequence ATGAAACAGGTTAGATTATCGGAAAAGATCTTACCCGCTTTTCACGATTTTTGGAGAGCGAACAAAAAGGGTGATCACCTGTATTACGTGCTGAAGGGTGGCCGAAACTCATCGAAGAGTACCCATGTCAGCATTGCGATGATCTATGATTTGATGCGCTACCCGGTAAACATGCTCTGTATTCGGAAGGTGGGCAACACACTACAGGAAAGCGTATATGAACAGCTACTTTGGGCCATCGAACACTTGGGGGTTTCCCATTTGTTTGAAACCAAACGAAGCCCGTTACGAATTAGGTATATACCGCGGGGAAACAGCATCATATTTCGGGGCGCGGATAAACCGGAAAAGATTAAATCGATTAAGACCAGCAAATATCCGATTGCCCGGTTATGGATTGAGGAACTGGCCGAGTTTAAGACCGAAGACGAAGTATCCACCATCGTCAATTCAGTTGTACGGGCTGAGTTGCCGCAGGGCCTGAATTACAAAATCTACTACTGTTACAACCCGCCTAAGCGAAAACAATCGTGGGTGAACAAAAAGTTTGAGAGCCATTTTTTGCCAACGAATGTCTATGTTCATCATTCAACGTACCGAGACAACCAGCATGTATCGGAAGCTTTTGTTCAGGAGGTACAGGAGGTAAAGAAGAAAAATCCGCTTAAATATAAGTGGGAATACGGTGGGGAACCGATCGGGAGCGGGGTTGTCCCCTTTACAAACCTTGTTTTCCGTCGGATTTCAGATGACGAGTTATCCACCTTTGATAACATCCACCAAGGCATTGACTGGGGATATGGTGCTGATCCTTTTTCCTTCACCCGGTGGCATTACGACAAGACGCGCAGGCGTCTTTTTTGTTTGGATGAAATCTACGGGGTAAAGTTATCCAATCGGAATGTAGCTGGAGAGATCCTGAAACGTGGATATCAGACAACCGAAACCATCGCGGATAGCGCGGAACCCAAATCCATCGACGAATTGAGGATTGACTACGGAATCCGTATTAAAGGGGCAAAAAAAGGGCCGGGTAGTGTGGAATACGGAGAAAAGTGGTTGGATGATCTGGAGGAAATCGTGATCGATCCACAACGCACGCCATTTACCGCCAAAGAGTTTGAGGACATCGACTATCAGACGGACAGGGACGGAAACATCAAAAACCGATTAGAAGACAAGGCAAATCACAGTATCGATAGCTGCCGCTATGCGACGGAATCACTATGGACGGAAAGTGAAGTTTGGACGATGGAGCGACCCTGGTAA
- a CDS encoding phage portal protein: MLFNEINQDNSHILRLIEYKQEIDSTIIRDLIAGHERVATRRRMLYERFKAEPNTLPIKNRQYPDSTKARNEIAHNFPKDIIETRVGYFLGNPVAYSLDIPDVDAEELAEHPHYRALEDFNLENNAEDLDAETDRWRAVTGTAFRYYWVDPKMPAGEMTDRVTLVPSWEVITIRHRSTDDLEAAIRYYDWEYWQDHRMHKRRRVEWIDRETITYYIETETGKYVLDPLEEQNPYYHPYPGQVPVVEFPNNEERKGDFEDVLDKINEYDRTVSDLANELEEYRLAYLKMKGAKPDKETVQRAKQTGVWGLPSPEMDIDFIVKQINIEATKAHLERLEDDIMRLSNSINFQDKNFGGNISGIAMRYKMQGLESKCKTAERKMTAALRRQFKVLEAGWKVSGRLDLRDFSARNVWFQFKRNYPRDYRDEAEASATLKGLISDETRLSLLSFIDSPEFELRKMREEEAARLESAFGPGGLIGGEEDVIPGRGAESGQGGGTQAGQTQQAPDHQLPPNA, encoded by the coding sequence ATGTTGTTTAACGAGATCAATCAGGATAATTCCCACATCCTGCGCCTAATCGAGTATAAGCAGGAAATCGATTCAACCATCATCCGGGATCTAATCGCGGGACATGAGCGGGTGGCGACACGGCGGAGGATGTTGTATGAGCGCTTTAAAGCGGAGCCAAATACACTCCCGATCAAAAACCGCCAGTATCCCGATTCAACCAAGGCTAGAAACGAAATCGCCCATAACTTCCCCAAGGATATCATTGAAACCCGTGTCGGTTACTTTCTGGGTAACCCCGTGGCGTATTCGCTGGATATCCCGGACGTGGATGCGGAGGAACTGGCTGAGCATCCCCATTATCGCGCGTTGGAGGATTTCAACCTGGAGAACAACGCCGAGGATTTGGATGCGGAGACGGATCGATGGCGGGCGGTGACGGGAACGGCTTTCCGCTATTACTGGGTCGATCCCAAAATGCCGGCGGGAGAGATGACGGACCGAGTGACGTTGGTGCCGTCGTGGGAAGTCATCACCATTCGGCACCGGTCTACGGATGATCTGGAAGCTGCCATTCGCTACTACGATTGGGAATATTGGCAGGATCACCGTATGCACAAGCGCCGGCGGGTGGAATGGATCGATCGAGAAACGATCACGTATTACATCGAGACGGAAACTGGCAAATATGTGTTAGACCCGCTGGAAGAGCAAAACCCCTATTATCACCCTTACCCTGGCCAGGTACCGGTGGTGGAGTTTCCCAACAACGAGGAACGCAAGGGTGATTTTGAGGATGTATTGGACAAGATCAACGAATACGACCGGACCGTTTCCGATCTAGCCAATGAGTTGGAGGAGTACCGGCTGGCCTATCTCAAGATGAAGGGGGCCAAGCCGGATAAGGAAACCGTCCAACGGGCCAAACAAACCGGCGTGTGGGGGTTACCCAGCCCGGAGATGGACATTGATTTTATTGTCAAGCAAATCAACATCGAAGCTACCAAAGCCCACTTGGAGAGGCTGGAAGACGATATTATGCGGCTGTCCAACAGTATCAACTTCCAGGATAAGAACTTTGGCGGCAATATTAGCGGCATCGCCATGCGTTACAAGATGCAGGGGCTGGAATCGAAGTGTAAGACGGCGGAACGGAAGATGACCGCCGCCCTGCGTCGACAATTTAAGGTGTTGGAAGCAGGGTGGAAGGTTTCCGGAAGGCTGGATTTGCGCGATTTTTCCGCGCGTAATGTCTGGTTTCAGTTTAAGCGCAATTATCCCCGTGACTACCGAGATGAAGCGGAAGCAAGCGCAACCCTTAAAGGGTTGATATCAGATGAAACTCGCTTAAGCCTGCTGTCCTTTATCGATTCGCCGGAGTTTGAGCTGCGGAAGATGCGCGAAGAAGAGGCGGCACGGCTGGAGTCGGCATTTGGGCCGGGTGGCTTGATCGGAGGAGAGGAAGATGTCATACCGGGAAGAGGAGCAGAAAGCGGACAAGGCGGCGGAACGCAAGCAGGCCAGACTCAACAAGCGCCTGATCACCAACTACCGCCAAACGCTTAA
- a CDS encoding HNH endonuclease, producing the protein MHAGHKRNTVDTKEINGVEYTIRYDEDAFVDFTPYAKRDQNGNLLEIQLPADSVVGSSNKQTVYATKLLRERYPNWETEFGFTESQIEAIKKNKGSIGPGIKNNPGPGEQLTWHHDKEAGKMILVPYDLNNGFDHTGGHKFWGNQEVN; encoded by the coding sequence GTGCACGCTGGACACAAAAGAAATACTGTTGACACAAAAGAAATAAATGGTGTTGAATATACTATCCGATACGATGAAGATGCTTTTGTTGATTTTACTCCTTATGCTAAAAGAGATCAAAACGGCAATCTATTAGAAATTCAACTTCCAGCGGATTCGGTAGTTGGTTCTTCAAACAAACAAACTGTGTATGCTACTAAACTTCTTAGGGAACGGTACCCTAATTGGGAAACAGAATTTGGATTTACTGAATCCCAAATCGAAGCTATTAAAAAAAATAAGGGTTCAATAGGCCCTGGGATAAAGAATAACCCCGGTCCCGGAGAACAACTAACTTGGCATCATGACAAAGAAGCGGGTAAAATGATATTGGTGCCATATGACCTAAATAATGGTTTTGACCATACTGGAGGTCATAAGTTTTGGGGAAACCAAGAAGTTAATTAG
- a CDS encoding SMI1/KNR4 family protein, with protein MEWIERGQPFSDEVITELEKQLGVRLPNDFVEWFKQYEDLEYGAWVDVEGEPYNIEEFYGLEHFVEEMDRFFSGREKYKAYGTVVPFAFDSTLNRFCFFYPKDHKEISGVFLRRRDDDLSEVFEGDGIKESLYISQTFQDFLEKLYIDDED; from the coding sequence ATGGAATGGATAGAACGAGGACAGCCTTTTTCGGATGAGGTAATCACTGAACTAGAGAAACAATTAGGAGTTAGACTTCCAAATGACTTTGTTGAATGGTTTAAACAATATGAGGACCTAGAATATGGAGCTTGGGTTGATGTTGAAGGCGAACCCTACAATATTGAGGAATTTTATGGGCTAGAACATTTTGTTGAAGAAATGGATAGGTTTTTTAGTGGAAGAGAAAAGTATAAAGCATATGGTACAGTTGTTCCGTTTGCTTTTGATTCAACGCTAAATAGATTCTGCTTTTTTTATCCGAAAGATCACAAGGAGATATCGGGAGTTTTCTTAAGGCGGAGGGACGATGATCTCTCAGAAGTGTTTGAAGGTGATGGTATAAAAGAATCATTGTATATTAGCCAGACATTTCAAGACTTCTTGGAAAAGCTTTATATCGATGATGAAGATTGA